The window CGGGAGGAATTGGATATTCAGCTTCATCCGCACGCCACGGGCCCGTCTTGCAAGCGGCTGTCGACCGCCGCCGCACCGGCTGCGCACGCGACCGATCCAACATCACGGAGGCGAAACCGGTTCACCGCCGGCGCGGGTCGACAACGCCTGGTACAGCCCGATCAGCGGCGGCGCGAGCGGCGAGGAGAACGTGCTCATCGTGTTCATCGTAAAGTTTGGATAGTTGCCAGTGGTCAGGGTAAGCCATCCAGAGCCGCCAGGTCCCTGCGGAATGTAGCCTTGACCGCCGTTGGCGCATTCAATGCTCGTCTGAATGAAGCGGACGCTGCCGTCGGCCATCAGGAAATTTGCGCCGCCGGTGTGCGACGAGCGAAAGCCCCCCATCTTATGTCCCGGCGGGTTGCTATTCGCCGAGCTATTGCAGGCGTTCGAACTCTGGTTGAAGGACGTCCCTGCCATGACCGTGGCGGAATTATCATTGGCCTGGGTCATCAGAACCGGGTAGAAATTGAGGGGATAAATCGTGGTACCGAAGGGTCCGCCGACGTAAAACGAAGGGCCGGCGATCAAAGTGAACCCCTGCGTATTGGTTTCTCCCGCAATCCAGGCCCAGATCGGCTGCAAAGTCTGCCCTGTGCCTGTCTTGAAGGGCACCGGGGGGCCGCCGCTCGGACCCGATTGACTGTTCGCGAGCTGCCATTTCGTGCCTTGCGCGCCTTCGCCCATCATGAACGTGTTGCTCAGGCCATCGGTGATCGAAGAGGCCGAATTCATCATGTTGAAGGAGAACATGCCGCGCTCCCAGTTGGGCACGACCTGTCCATCGACGCACAGCGCGTCCGTGATGCCCGAACAAAGGCTGTAGTCCAAGGCGCCGAAGAAACCGTTGAACGTGGTCATGTTGCCTGCCGCGGCGAGCAACCCCTGCTGGCCGGTGGGTGAGGGAACGGGATATGTCGAAGTAATGGATTGCTGGCCCCAATCGAGCGCCGCCGCGTACACCGGATTGTCTTTGTCATCCGACGGGCAGACGAACGTGTTGATCACCTGGTTGGCCACGATCTGCGGCTGGTTGTACCACGTGATGTTGTTCTGATACATCGCCGCCGAAGCCCCCCCTTCGAAATACGGCAAGAGCATCGTGCAGGGGCTGGCAAGAAAAGTTGCGTTCGTCGTGACGACGCCGCCGGGGACGAATACGCCCATCGCGCTCAAGTAGTTATGATGCGCGAGCCCAAACTGCTTCATGTTGTTCTGGCATTGGCTCTTGCGAGCCGCTTCGCGCGCCGCCTGCACGGCGGGCAACAACAAGCCAATCAAAATGCCGATGATCGCGATCACGACGAGCAATTCGACCAGCGTGAAACCGATCCGGCGGCGCGAGGCATGCATGTCAGTCTCCCTTTCCCGTGCCGAGGGGGCGTCCCCCCTCTAAAATAAGATGAGAGCAGATCGACTCCCGAACGGGGGCCGCCCATGAGTCTAGCGGCATCGACTTGCGATTGCAAATTTTGTGTTCA of the Pirellulales bacterium genome contains:
- a CDS encoding DUF1559 domain-containing protein — protein: MHASRRRIGFTLVELLVVIAIIGILIGLLLPAVQAAREAARKSQCQNNMKQFGLAHHNYLSAMGVFVPGGVVTTNATFLASPCTMLLPYFEGGASAAMYQNNITWYNQPQIVANQVINTFVCPSDDKDNPVYAAALDWGQQSITSTYPVPSPTGQQGLLAAAGNMTTFNGFFGALDYSLCSGITDALCVDGQVVPNWERGMFSFNMMNSASSITDGLSNTFMMGEGAQGTKWQLANSQSGPSGGPPVPFKTGTGQTLQPIWAWIAGETNTQGFTLIAGPSFYVGGPFGTTIYPLNFYPVLMTQANDNSATVMAGTSFNQSSNACNSSANSNPPGHKMGGFRSSHTGGANFLMADGSVRFIQTSIECANGGQGYIPQGPGGSGWLTLTTGNYPNFTMNTMSTFSSPLAPPLIGLYQALSTRAGGEPVSPP